The following proteins come from a genomic window of Corynebacterium hansenii:
- a CDS encoding acyltransferase domain-containing protein, whose translation MNTAHHDGAPPMVVVSSAHRGGVAREAAAIAAFLRESPDVSVGDVAAALDATRGWRRFRAVIVAADRAELLENLDALAQGRAAGKTAAGEASARTIAMVFPGQGSQRPGMGLLAHSASPGYRATVAEYDLLFDEIFGFRPGRYLLEPEHGDDIRVVQPALFVHMIGLAELWREHGVEPDMTIGHSQGEIAAARVAGLIGARDAVRVVGSRARLVHDLIADGRLSADNAMAVIGADRDTVEAALARQVGWAELSVVNAPGIHAIAGETPAIDGIVGDMADRGVFARRIRVDYPAHTSLVGAFRDDFLGLLDDLDEPRFDPAAIPCFGGALGGPITPDLDPATYWYWNLRNRVRFDLAVERAAEAGADVFIEASEHPTLQLSINGILAGIGGAGGPGAVNIGTLRRDDGDLSGFLGSLAAVRAVHRGLDAPDGTPPGAVPWGFPATVWERAEYWAPGPDATVPGGGVPARPAPTPAPVQNPLTRAGEPPLVFSERWSALGEGELAAPDSLCIVGADDAFRAELAAAAARFGDRIVDEPAAAGRILVMPPDGGTGDEPAEAMAAFLADVADAAGTAGVACLVTRGGESAGDVAPGRVDAGHAAAAAMMRCIGAATGPGPMRIDVEPDDDPAETARSVIRALHATGEPEIAVRGRELLGRRFVPISAGTPDAPPTVVIIGGTGPVGRAFAARCVALGAADVVLVSRSAPSAAVAAEIAGLADGGTAAVRHVRCDATDRAQLARLAADLGSAGPRLIVHCTVDYASAESAAADDGAADAGAWHRADAAKRGSLAAVVAELARPGDRVLACSSLSAGIGGRGHAAYAAVNRLLEVEAARARENGVDALAIRWGLWHGVGADNDGAIGEIEAIGLRPMDPDAAVDAALGLFGGDDAMATVASGDWRKVAAVHALRGMPGLFARIAGAPAPETPVKDGEPAAAETAPAPGASAGAGAIARSVLLETLGYAEGDDPDPTVPLVSLGLDSVQALDACNRITSATGAEVPIAGILSGASLDDVVAMMTEKGRD comes from the coding sequence ATGAACACCGCACACCACGATGGCGCGCCGCCGATGGTCGTCGTCTCGTCGGCGCACCGCGGCGGAGTCGCCCGCGAGGCCGCCGCCATCGCCGCCTTCCTGCGGGAGTCGCCGGACGTCTCCGTCGGCGACGTCGCGGCGGCCCTCGACGCGACCCGCGGGTGGAGGCGCTTCCGCGCCGTCATCGTCGCGGCCGACCGGGCGGAACTGCTCGAGAACCTGGACGCGCTGGCGCAGGGCCGCGCCGCCGGGAAAACCGCGGCCGGCGAAGCCTCCGCCCGAACCATCGCGATGGTGTTCCCGGGACAGGGGTCCCAGCGCCCCGGCATGGGGCTGCTGGCGCACTCCGCGTCGCCCGGGTACCGCGCGACGGTCGCCGAATACGACCTGCTTTTCGACGAGATCTTCGGGTTCCGCCCCGGCAGGTACCTGCTGGAACCCGAACACGGCGACGACATCCGCGTCGTGCAGCCCGCCCTGTTCGTGCACATGATCGGGCTCGCCGAACTCTGGCGCGAGCACGGGGTGGAACCGGACATGACCATCGGGCATAGCCAGGGGGAGATCGCCGCCGCGCGGGTCGCCGGGCTGATCGGGGCGCGCGACGCCGTCAGGGTCGTCGGGTCGCGGGCGCGGCTGGTCCACGACCTCATCGCCGACGGGCGGTTGTCCGCCGACAACGCGATGGCGGTGATCGGCGCGGACCGCGACACCGTCGAGGCGGCCCTGGCCCGGCAGGTCGGATGGGCGGAACTGTCCGTGGTCAACGCTCCGGGCATCCACGCCATCGCCGGAGAGACCCCCGCCATCGACGGCATCGTCGGCGACATGGCCGACCGGGGCGTGTTCGCCCGCCGCATCCGGGTCGACTACCCGGCCCACACTTCGCTCGTCGGCGCCTTCCGGGACGATTTCCTGGGGCTGCTCGATGACCTGGATGAGCCGCGCTTCGATCCGGCGGCGATCCCCTGTTTCGGCGGTGCGCTGGGCGGGCCGATCACCCCCGACCTCGACCCGGCGACGTACTGGTACTGGAACCTGCGCAACCGGGTCCGCTTCGATCTCGCGGTCGAACGGGCCGCCGAAGCCGGCGCCGACGTGTTCATCGAGGCCTCCGAGCATCCCACCCTCCAATTGTCGATCAACGGGATCCTCGCGGGAATCGGCGGGGCCGGCGGCCCGGGCGCCGTCAACATCGGGACGTTGCGCCGGGATGACGGCGACCTCTCCGGCTTCCTCGGGTCCCTCGCCGCCGTCCGCGCGGTGCATCGGGGCCTGGACGCGCCGGACGGGACGCCGCCCGGGGCCGTGCCGTGGGGTTTCCCCGCCACCGTCTGGGAACGGGCGGAGTACTGGGCACCGGGACCGGACGCCACGGTCCCGGGCGGCGGCGTGCCCGCGCGTCCGGCCCCGACTCCGGCCCCGGTTCAGAATCCGTTGACGCGGGCGGGAGAACCGCCGCTCGTTTTCTCGGAACGATGGTCCGCCCTCGGCGAAGGAGAGCTCGCCGCACCGGACTCCCTGTGCATCGTCGGCGCGGATGACGCCTTCCGCGCCGAATTGGCGGCCGCGGCGGCCCGCTTCGGCGACCGGATCGTCGATGAGCCGGCCGCCGCGGGACGCATCCTGGTGATGCCGCCCGACGGCGGGACCGGAGACGAACCGGCGGAGGCCATGGCGGCGTTCCTCGCGGACGTCGCCGATGCCGCGGGCACGGCCGGCGTCGCGTGCCTGGTCACGCGGGGCGGGGAATCCGCCGGAGACGTGGCACCGGGACGGGTCGACGCGGGGCACGCCGCGGCGGCGGCCATGATGCGCTGCATCGGCGCCGCGACCGGCCCGGGACCGATGCGCATCGACGTCGAACCGGACGACGACCCCGCCGAGACCGCCCGATCGGTGATCAGGGCCCTCCACGCCACGGGGGAACCGGAAATCGCCGTCCGGGGCCGGGAGCTTCTGGGACGCCGGTTCGTCCCGATTTCCGCCGGCACGCCCGACGCTCCGCCCACCGTGGTGATCATCGGGGGCACCGGACCCGTCGGCAGGGCCTTCGCGGCCCGGTGCGTCGCCCTCGGGGCCGCCGACGTGGTGCTCGTGTCCCGCAGTGCACCGTCGGCGGCGGTCGCGGCCGAGATCGCCGGGCTGGCGGACGGGGGAACCGCCGCCGTCCGCCACGTGCGCTGCGACGCGACCGATCGGGCGCAGCTCGCCCGGCTGGCCGCGGACCTGGGCTCCGCCGGCCCGCGCCTGATCGTCCACTGCACCGTCGATTACGCCTCCGCCGAATCGGCCGCCGCGGACGACGGTGCCGCGGATGCCGGCGCCTGGCACCGCGCGGACGCCGCCAAGCGGGGATCGCTGGCCGCCGTCGTGGCGGAGCTGGCCCGCCCCGGGGACCGGGTGCTGGCCTGCTCGTCGCTGTCCGCGGGAATCGGGGGTCGGGGCCACGCCGCCTATGCCGCCGTCAACCGGCTCCTCGAAGTCGAGGCGGCCCGGGCCCGCGAAAACGGGGTGGACGCCCTCGCCATCCGGTGGGGCCTGTGGCACGGGGTCGGGGCCGACAACGACGGGGCGATCGGCGAGATCGAGGCCATCGGCCTTCGCCCGATGGACCCGGATGCGGCCGTCGATGCCGCGCTCGGGCTGTTCGGCGGCGATGACGCGATGGCCACGGTCGCCTCGGGCGATTGGCGCAAGGTGGCGGCGGTCCACGCACTCCGGGGAATGCCCGGGCTGTTCGCGCGCATCGCGGGGGCGCCTGCCCCGGAAACACCGGTGAAGGACGGGGAACCGGCGGCGGCCGAAACCGCCCCGGCGCCAGGAGCCTCCGCCGGAGCGGGGGCGATCGCCCGGTCGGTGCTGCTGGAGACCCTCGGGTACGCCGAAGGCGACGACCCCGACCCGACCGTGCCCCTGGTTTCCCTGGGGCTGGACTCGGTCCAGGCCCTCGACGCATGCAACCGCATCACTTCGGCGACGGGTGCGGAGGTGCCGATCGCGGGCATCCTCTCCGGCGCCTCCCTCGACGACGTAGTCGCAATGATGACCGAGAAAGGACGAGATTGA
- a CDS encoding polyketide synthase, with protein sequence MSSIVITGMGVAAPGGVTGPTSLWRMLEAGRDVLGPLPRDRGWPLDLLFSLGDRPGWAPVPDSGGFLDDAAEFDAAFFGVAPREAPALDPQQRVGLRVAWEALENAGLNPASLSGQWGGCFIGASYTEYGPRIDEVNELSGFRGTGVSLSAVSGRVSHALGLHGPSMTVDAACASSLAAISAAVASVASGESDWALAGGVCVMGSAAPFVEFSANGAISADGRCRPYSSRASGTVWSEGAALFVVEREDAARARGARILGRVRAAVVNHNGSGAPLAVPSQRAQEALCRRALAVSGLAAADITMIEGHGTATAVGDPIELRALHGTYGQPGPDGAPPASIGSIKANLGHAQAAAGGLGLAKVLLSGWHGRIPRSPHIGEPTRALDWEETRLRPAMASAEWPARDGRRCAVASSFGMAGTNAQLIIEMDERGGDSAPGDTEGASR encoded by the coding sequence ATGAGCTCCATCGTGATCACCGGAATGGGCGTCGCCGCCCCCGGGGGCGTGACCGGGCCGACCTCCCTGTGGCGGATGCTGGAGGCCGGGCGCGACGTGCTCGGCCCCCTGCCCCGGGACCGCGGCTGGCCGTTGGACCTGCTGTTCTCCCTCGGCGACCGGCCCGGCTGGGCGCCGGTGCCCGATTCGGGCGGGTTCCTGGACGATGCCGCGGAGTTCGATGCCGCGTTCTTCGGGGTGGCTCCCCGCGAAGCGCCTGCGCTCGATCCCCAGCAGAGGGTCGGGCTGAGGGTCGCGTGGGAGGCGCTGGAGAACGCCGGATTGAACCCGGCGTCCCTGTCCGGGCAATGGGGCGGCTGCTTCATCGGGGCGTCCTACACCGAATACGGCCCGCGCATCGACGAAGTCAACGAGCTCTCCGGGTTCCGGGGGACCGGCGTGTCCCTCTCCGCGGTGTCGGGGCGGGTGTCGCATGCGCTCGGCCTGCATGGGCCGTCGATGACCGTCGACGCCGCCTGCGCGTCGTCCCTCGCGGCGATTTCCGCGGCCGTCGCCTCCGTCGCGTCGGGGGAGAGCGACTGGGCGCTGGCGGGCGGGGTCTGCGTCATGGGCTCCGCGGCACCCTTCGTCGAATTCTCGGCGAACGGCGCGATTTCGGCGGACGGGCGCTGCCGGCCGTATTCGTCGCGGGCGTCGGGGACCGTGTGGTCGGAGGGGGCGGCCCTGTTCGTGGTGGAACGGGAGGACGCCGCCCGGGCCCGGGGCGCGCGGATCCTGGGCCGGGTGCGGGCGGCCGTGGTCAACCACAACGGCTCCGGTGCCCCGCTCGCGGTGCCTTCCCAGCGGGCCCAGGAGGCGCTGTGCCGCAGGGCGCTTGCCGTGTCCGGCCTGGCCGCGGCGGACATCACGATGATCGAGGGCCATGGCACCGCCACGGCCGTCGGAGATCCCATAGAACTCCGGGCGCTGCACGGCACCTACGGGCAACCGGGCCCGGATGGCGCTCCGCCGGCGTCCATCGGGTCCATCAAGGCCAACCTGGGCCACGCCCAGGCCGCCGCCGGTGGCCTGGGCCTGGCCAAGGTCCTGCTGTCGGGATGGCACGGCCGGATTCCGCGGAGCCCGCACATCGGGGAGCCGACGCGGGCATTGGATTGGGAAGAGACGAGGCTCCGGCCGGCGATGGCATCCGCCGAGTGGCCCGCCCGCGACGGGCGCCGCTGCGCCGTGGCGTCCTCCTTCGGGATGGCGGGGACCAACGCGCAGTTGATCATCGAAATGGACGAACGCGGGGGCGATTCCGCGCCCGGCGACACCGAAGGAGCATCACGATGA
- a CDS encoding thioesterase II family protein, producing the protein MQTQIGSAWLRRFGREAVRGATPLVICPHAGGGAAAYRPLAAAIEEAAQGAVDVIALQYPGRQDRIADPAPETIGGYADGALAELRPLLCDGPAPILFGHSMGSMVAFELARRLEEEGVAVGRLFVSGAVAPSRVADLPPHPTDDEGLARHLAALRGTGGDVLGHPDIMRLALPALRADYAAFDRYETAGEAPLAAPISAFGGEDDEHVTPGDLFGWSGHTCGGCDVRLFPGGHFYIDDRVGAVAAAIVGLVRP; encoded by the coding sequence ATGCAGACCCAGATCGGATCCGCTTGGCTGCGCCGCTTCGGGCGCGAAGCGGTGCGGGGGGCGACGCCCCTCGTGATCTGCCCCCACGCGGGCGGCGGGGCGGCGGCCTACCGGCCGTTGGCCGCGGCAATCGAGGAAGCGGCGCAGGGGGCGGTGGACGTCATCGCGCTGCAGTACCCGGGCCGCCAGGACCGCATCGCCGACCCCGCCCCGGAGACCATCGGCGGCTACGCGGACGGCGCGCTCGCCGAGCTGCGCCCCCTGCTTTGCGACGGCCCGGCGCCCATCCTGTTCGGCCACAGCATGGGGTCGATGGTCGCCTTCGAGCTGGCGCGCCGCCTCGAGGAGGAGGGGGTCGCCGTGGGGCGCCTGTTCGTCTCCGGTGCCGTGGCGCCGTCGCGGGTGGCCGACCTGCCGCCCCATCCCACCGACGATGAAGGGCTGGCACGCCACCTGGCGGCGCTGCGCGGAACCGGCGGGGACGTGCTGGGCCACCCGGACATCATGCGGCTCGCGCTGCCGGCCCTGCGCGCCGACTACGCGGCCTTCGACCGCTACGAGACGGCCGGGGAGGCGCCGCTGGCCGCCCCCATCAGCGCCTTCGGCGGCGAGGACGACGAACACGTCACGCCCGGCGACCTCTTCGGTTGGTCGGGGCACACCTGCGGCGGCTGCGACGTGCGGCTGTTCCCCGGCGGGCACTTCTACATCGACGACCGCGTCGGGGCCGTCGCCGCCGCCATCGTGGGACTGGTGCGGCCATGA
- a CDS encoding non-ribosomal peptide synthetase, which produces MRDLEEVRRLMARHRGESGTVADRPARSLPDRAPASAAQKSVWLASALDPDDVSYNLCLKFTFEGRIDAEALAGAFGDLVDRHEVLRTTYHADDEGALQQRIHADLEPEITRHAMPPGDAGDAAVDALAAEQVRRPFDLAAQSPLRLAICERGPGRVDAVMVIQHIAWDGMTMPVLARDVARAYRLRTGRPTEGDGSVPPLAVQVADFAEWEATHPDASGEDHWRSVFPDGVPQMRPMLGGAADAPPNAGGRVDAVLPDDAARALTAIAEESSVTPFAVFLAAHHLVLRAVTGARDTVTGTTVANREAVGADELIGNFSNQVPIRISDGGAETFGDLVLRAARSITGAMSAKSVPFDRIAAIAGVDRAAGETLFPVLVLFLHEGIAGPRLPGAETSWELVHADAALHAVATEAFMHPGRVEVQMTHRLDSVSAEGARALQRALAAVLSNAGADVPTEELAQVARAEIESAAAPASAMGRGRRVPVEPGDVDAMIRAASAASPDAVAVVAEDRTLTYAEFDARVSALAARLAEAGARAGEIVAVVAERGSWLPCAIAAVIRTGAAVVPVDPRYPAERIRMMLDDAAPAAIVRAGDVPLPDTAAAIVEVERIDEEGPEAGTPEFVPARPIRGDDPVYLIYTSGTTGRPKGVVNHHRGVASHLQWMARTFGDGPIRMLHKAPISFDVGMGEVLLALTSGGTAVIPPADWWAGDAEGLASMIEEHRVTVLSLVPGLLRELLAAGAAGRLRTLRHLLLGGEAVPTDLARRARAEIGCRVHGLYGPSETAMDVAWVEYGDDFPEDGFLLGAAEDNNDLHVLDENLRELPVGEAGELCIGGVQVGHGYHGAPDATADAFVDDPFEPGGTLYRTGDVAKWGADGMLRFLGRIGDQVKIRGNRVELLDIDAALCRVHGVAAGACRLFGVTGAPARLVGYVVAADGGKPDERAILAELARALPAYMVPGTIVAVDSLPTTATGKLDRAALPERPGAHAGGGDADEPRGAAELAVADAFARAIGKDVRPTAQSGLIELGGDSITAIRAISLLRRSGWEAEVRDILGGGTVRTVAAAARPVSATDPADGADGGGFAAPAPVHPLAAALLESAPGGGGLCQARLLTAPADFGAERLSEVLQRLAGLHPVLSRAVADDGGWPMFAEPSAGAEPFTMAEAEAEVAAADGVGELIAELASRLDPARGTMLAGAVAELPAGRRIVLVAHHLVVDAVSWETLIDDFRDLRGVAKHTAADRRPEAAVADHARRLRAATLSGEFDEDLAAWEKIAADASGTLAIDPARDTEATVDIAEITMPEASSAALAGGVERAFGCRGQDLLIAGLSMALRRLGLDADGTVGLTLESHGRDATGSVPPVPPDAVGWFTAAYPVAVEVGDGLDPVAAVHAVRRARRRLPDDVHVHGCAIWLGGRPAPRPIACLNHLGTVASDVPEGDFAPAPEAPALIGAADASAPLPNVIDVMSHVGADGLLAATIRVAAKVPGAPGAADVGRELGAALADIAAAAATGDARRAPADFTAPGITDADVRAWGGEIEDVLPLTPMQEGLMLSSLTSGDPAGYAVQTPLRVRGRVDAAALGRAVGAVLRRFPNLRIQPAATVDGTPVGVVRPCGAFGCRVRDANRAPDLIAADAAEGFDFAAAPLLRVTVAHPGDGADGETLVLISAHHILTDGWTGQLLPVAIFAEYAREIGADPGAGRIGDPGAFPALLEAIAEDGPEARRAWEARLRGVAPALVGPESTPTRAGQSSRMSSVGQDVVDRLHAVTRRLGVTPAVAYQAAWARTLGIVLGRGDVVFGEVVSGRDPSIAGVAEGIGCFANLVAVPASVDPSGTWAGALAQMRDERLPLLGHDHFPMTRALSVTGARRLFDTMFVHQSYPPHQDRLASILESCGLGHVGTDPGGTTDNAALLMVFPGDSVIGGAGTRFLFTFAAGVIDDAAAEVIEKLFLGCVRAIADAPDAAIADGPVPDEFDAMALGGILR; this is translated from the coding sequence ATGAGGGACCTGGAAGAGGTGCGGCGGCTGATGGCCCGGCACCGCGGCGAATCCGGCACGGTGGCCGACCGCCCGGCCCGGTCGCTGCCGGATCGGGCGCCCGCGTCGGCGGCGCAGAAATCGGTGTGGCTGGCCTCGGCGCTCGACCCGGACGACGTGTCGTACAACCTCTGCCTGAAGTTCACCTTCGAGGGCCGCATCGACGCCGAAGCGCTCGCGGGGGCCTTCGGGGATCTCGTCGACAGGCACGAAGTGCTGCGCACGACGTACCACGCAGACGACGAAGGAGCCCTGCAACAGCGCATCCACGCCGACCTCGAACCGGAGATCACCCGGCACGCGATGCCGCCGGGCGACGCGGGCGACGCCGCCGTCGATGCGCTGGCCGCCGAGCAGGTCCGCCGGCCCTTCGACCTGGCGGCGCAGTCGCCGCTGCGCCTGGCCATCTGCGAACGGGGCCCCGGGCGGGTGGATGCGGTGATGGTGATCCAGCACATCGCCTGGGACGGGATGACCATGCCCGTGCTGGCCCGGGACGTCGCCCGCGCGTATCGGCTGCGCACCGGCCGGCCCACCGAGGGGGACGGCTCCGTCCCGCCGTTGGCCGTCCAGGTCGCCGACTTCGCGGAATGGGAGGCGACCCATCCGGACGCTTCCGGAGAGGACCATTGGCGTTCCGTGTTCCCGGACGGTGTGCCGCAGATGAGGCCGATGCTCGGCGGGGCCGCGGATGCTCCCCCGAACGCCGGTGGACGGGTCGACGCGGTGCTTCCCGACGACGCCGCGCGGGCGCTGACGGCCATCGCGGAGGAGTCGTCGGTGACCCCGTTCGCCGTGTTCCTCGCGGCGCATCATCTGGTGCTGCGCGCGGTGACCGGGGCGCGGGACACGGTGACCGGCACGACGGTGGCCAACCGGGAGGCCGTCGGCGCGGATGAGCTGATCGGCAACTTCAGCAACCAGGTGCCCATCCGGATCTCGGACGGGGGAGCGGAGACGTTCGGCGATCTGGTGCTGCGGGCCGCACGGTCCATCACCGGCGCGATGTCGGCGAAATCCGTCCCCTTCGATCGGATCGCCGCCATCGCGGGGGTCGACCGGGCGGCGGGGGAGACCCTGTTCCCGGTGCTCGTCCTCTTCCTCCACGAGGGCATCGCCGGGCCGCGGCTGCCGGGCGCGGAGACCTCGTGGGAGCTGGTCCACGCCGATGCCGCGCTCCACGCGGTGGCCACGGAGGCGTTCATGCACCCGGGCCGGGTGGAGGTCCAGATGACCCACCGCCTGGACTCCGTGTCGGCCGAGGGGGCGCGGGCCCTGCAACGGGCGTTGGCCGCGGTGCTGTCGAACGCGGGCGCCGACGTGCCGACGGAGGAATTGGCGCAGGTGGCGCGGGCCGAGATCGAGTCGGCCGCCGCGCCCGCCTCCGCGATGGGCCGGGGCCGCCGGGTGCCGGTCGAGCCCGGCGACGTCGACGCGATGATCCGCGCGGCGTCGGCCGCGTCCCCGGATGCGGTGGCGGTGGTCGCGGAGGACCGCACTCTCACCTACGCCGAGTTCGATGCGCGGGTCTCGGCCTTGGCCGCGCGGCTCGCGGAGGCGGGGGCGCGCGCCGGCGAGATCGTCGCCGTCGTCGCCGAACGCGGTTCGTGGCTGCCCTGCGCGATCGCCGCCGTGATCCGCACGGGCGCGGCGGTGGTCCCGGTGGATCCCCGGTACCCCGCCGAGCGGATCCGGATGATGCTCGACGACGCCGCACCCGCGGCCATCGTCCGCGCCGGCGATGTCCCGCTGCCGGACACGGCGGCCGCGATCGTCGAAGTGGAGCGTATCGATGAGGAGGGGCCGGAAGCCGGAACGCCCGAATTCGTTCCGGCGCGGCCCATCCGCGGCGACGACCCGGTCTACCTCATTTACACGTCGGGGACGACGGGCCGGCCCAAGGGAGTGGTCAACCACCACCGGGGCGTCGCGTCCCATCTGCAGTGGATGGCCCGCACCTTCGGCGACGGCCCGATCCGGATGCTGCACAAGGCGCCGATCTCGTTCGACGTGGGCATGGGCGAAGTGCTGCTGGCCCTGACTTCCGGGGGCACGGCCGTGATTCCCCCGGCCGATTGGTGGGCGGGGGACGCCGAGGGCCTTGCCTCGATGATCGAGGAACACCGGGTCACGGTGCTGTCGCTGGTGCCCGGCCTGCTGCGCGAGCTGCTCGCGGCGGGCGCGGCCGGGCGGCTGAGGACGCTGCGCCACCTGCTGCTCGGCGGCGAAGCGGTGCCCACCGATCTCGCGCGCCGGGCGAGGGCGGAGATCGGCTGCCGCGTGCACGGCCTCTACGGCCCGAGCGAAACTGCGATGGACGTCGCCTGGGTGGAATACGGCGATGATTTCCCGGAGGACGGCTTCCTGCTCGGCGCCGCCGAGGACAACAACGACCTCCACGTCCTGGACGAAAACCTGCGGGAGCTGCCCGTCGGCGAGGCCGGCGAGCTGTGCATCGGCGGGGTGCAGGTCGGCCACGGGTATCACGGGGCCCCGGACGCCACCGCGGATGCCTTCGTGGACGACCCCTTCGAACCCGGCGGAACCCTGTACCGCACCGGCGACGTGGCGAAATGGGGAGCCGACGGCATGCTGCGCTTCCTCGGCCGCATCGGCGACCAGGTGAAGATCCGGGGCAACAGGGTGGAACTGCTCGACATCGACGCGGCGCTGTGCAGGGTGCACGGGGTCGCGGCCGGCGCGTGCCGGCTCTTCGGGGTAACCGGCGCACCGGCGCGGCTCGTGGGCTACGTGGTCGCGGCCGACGGCGGAAAGCCGGACGAGCGCGCCATTCTCGCGGAGCTGGCCCGGGCCCTGCCCGCGTACATGGTGCCCGGGACGATCGTCGCAGTGGATTCCCTCCCCACGACCGCGACCGGGAAACTCGACCGCGCGGCCCTGCCGGAACGCCCGGGCGCACATGCCGGCGGAGGCGACGCCGACGAACCGCGCGGGGCGGCCGAGCTGGCCGTCGCCGATGCGTTCGCGCGCGCCATCGGGAAGGATGTCCGGCCGACCGCGCAGTCCGGGCTGATCGAGCTCGGGGGCGATTCCATCACGGCGATCCGCGCGATCTCGCTGTTGCGCCGCAGCGGCTGGGAGGCCGAGGTGCGCGACATCCTCGGCGGCGGGACCGTCCGCACCGTGGCCGCCGCCGCGCGGCCGGTGTCCGCGACGGATCCCGCCGACGGGGCGGACGGCGGGGGATTCGCCGCGCCGGCCCCCGTCCATCCGTTGGCCGCGGCGCTGCTGGAGTCGGCCCCCGGCGGCGGTGGCCTGTGCCAGGCGCGGCTGCTGACCGCGCCGGCGGATTTCGGCGCGGAACGGCTGTCGGAGGTTCTGCAACGCCTGGCCGGGCTCCACCCCGTCCTCTCCCGCGCGGTGGCCGACGACGGCGGATGGCCGATGTTCGCGGAGCCGTCCGCCGGCGCCGAACCATTCACGATGGCGGAGGCGGAGGCGGAGGTCGCCGCCGCGGACGGGGTCGGGGAACTGATCGCGGAGCTCGCCTCCCGGCTCGATCCCGCCCGCGGGACGATGCTCGCCGGCGCGGTGGCCGAACTTCCCGCCGGGCGCCGCATCGTGCTGGTCGCCCATCACCTCGTCGTCGACGCGGTGTCCTGGGAGACCCTCATCGACGACTTCCGCGATCTCCGCGGCGTCGCAAAGCACACCGCCGCCGACCGCCGGCCGGAAGCGGCCGTCGCGGACCATGCGCGCCGCCTGCGCGCCGCCACACTGTCGGGCGAATTCGACGAAGATCTCGCGGCCTGGGAGAAGATCGCCGCGGACGCATCGGGGACGCTGGCCATCGACCCGGCCCGCGACACCGAAGCGACGGTCGACATCGCGGAGATCACCATGCCCGAAGCGTCGTCCGCCGCACTCGCCGGCGGCGTGGAGCGGGCCTTCGGGTGCCGCGGGCAGGACCTGCTCATCGCCGGGCTGTCCATGGCGCTGCGCCGGCTGGGCCTCGACGCCGACGGCACGGTCGGGCTGACCCTCGAATCCCACGGCCGCGACGCGACCGGCTCCGTGCCACCGGTGCCGCCCGATGCGGTGGGATGGTTCACCGCCGCGTACCCCGTCGCGGTGGAGGTCGGCGACGGCCTCGACCCCGTCGCCGCGGTGCACGCCGTGCGCCGGGCCCGCCGGCGCCTGCCCGATGACGTCCACGTCCACGGCTGCGCCATATGGCTGGGCGGGCGACCGGCGCCCCGGCCCATCGCCTGCCTGAACCACCTCGGGACCGTCGCCTCCGATGTCCCGGAAGGGGACTTCGCGCCCGCCCCGGAAGCCCCCGCCCTCATCGGCGCGGCCGATGCGTCGGCGCCGCTGCCCAACGTCATCGACGTGATGTCGCACGTCGGCGCGGACGGGCTGCTGGCCGCGACCATCAGGGTCGCCGCGAAGGTGCCCGGCGCACCCGGCGCCGCGGACGTCGGCCGGGAGCTCGGGGCCGCGCTGGCGGACATCGCGGCCGCGGCGGCGACGGGGGATGCCCGGCGCGCACCCGCCGATTTCACCGCCCCCGGCATCACGGACGCCGACGTCCGCGCCTGGGGCGGCGAGATCGAGGACGTGCTGCCGCTGACGCCGATGCAGGAAGGGCTGATGCTTTCGTCGCTGACCTCGGGCGATCCCGCGGGATACGCGGTGCAGACGCCGCTGCGCGTGCGCGGCCGCGTCGATGCCGCGGCGCTGGGCCGAGCCGTCGGCGCCGTGCTGCGGCGGTTCCCCAACCTGCGCATCCAACCCGCGGCCACGGTGGACGGCACCCCGGTGGGCGTCGTCAGGCCCTGCGGCGCGTTCGGCTGCCGGGTCCGCGACGCGAACCGGGCCCCCGACCTCATCGCCGCCGACGCCGCCGAGGGATTCGACTTCGCCGCCGCGCCCCTGCTGCGGGTCACGGTCGCGCACCCCGGCGACGGCGCAGACGGCGAGACGCTGGTGCTCATCTCGGCCCACCACATCCTCACCGACGGCTGGACCGGGCAGCTGCTGCCCGTGGCCATCTTCGCCGAATACGCCCGCGAGATCGGGGCCGACCCGGGCGCCGGCCGCATCGGCGACCCCGGGGCGTTCCCGGCGCTGCTCGAGGCGATCGCGGAAGACGGGCCGGAGGCCCGGAGGGCCTGGGAAGCCAGGCTGCGCGGGGTCGCCCCGGCGCTGGTCGGGCCGGAGTCCACGCCCACCCGGGCGGGTCAGTCGTCGCGCATGAGCTCGGTCGGCCAGGACGTCGTGGACCGGCTCCACGCGGTCACCCGCCGACTCGGGGTCACCCCGGCCGTCGCCTACCAGGCGGCGTGGGCGCGGACCCTCGGGATCGTCCTCGGCAGGGGCGACGTCGTGTTCGGGGAGGTCGTGTCCGGGCGGGATCCCTCCATCGCCGGAGTGGCGGAGGGCATCGGCTGCTTCGCCAACCTCGTCGCCGTCCCGGCGTCGGTCGACCCCTCCGGCACCTGGGCCGGCGCGCTGGCGCAGATGCGCGACGAGCGCCTGCCGCTGCTGGGCCACGACCATTTCCCCATGACCCGGGCGCTGTCCGTCACGGGCGCGCGCCGGTTGTTCGACACCATGTTCGTGCACCAGTCCTACCCCCCGCACCAGGACCGGCTCGCGTCGATCCTGGAGTCCTGCGGGTTGGGCCACGTCGGCACCGACCCGGGCGGCACCACGGACAACGCGGCGCTGCTGATGGTGTTCCCCGGGGACTCCGTCATCGGGGGAGCGGGGACCCGGTTCCTGTTCACCTTCGCCGCGGGCGTCATCGACGACGCCGCGGCGGAGGTCATCGAAAAGCTCTTCCTCGGGTGCGTGCGCGCCATCGCCGACGCCCCGGACGCGGCGATCGCGGACGGGCCCGTGCCCGACGAATTCGATGCCATGGCCCTCGGGGGAATTCTCCGCTGA